In Nocardia sputorum, a single genomic region encodes these proteins:
- a CDS encoding hotdog fold domain-containing protein, giving the protein MAKETATYRGWKKLPDNRLGHALFSLGMVARVPYFGTVLPNVVRLEPGLCEVTSPKWFGIHNHLGTFHAIAACNLAEVAMGMLSEATVPATHRWIPKAMNVQYLAKAETGLRAVAKLAELPDFPSITEGREVVVPVSIYDKHGLEVVHADITTWVTPR; this is encoded by the coding sequence ATGGCGAAAGAGACCGCGACCTACCGCGGCTGGAAGAAGCTGCCGGACAACCGGCTGGGGCATGCGCTGTTCTCGCTCGGGATGGTGGCCCGGGTGCCGTATTTCGGCACCGTGCTGCCGAACGTGGTCCGGCTCGAACCCGGGTTGTGCGAGGTGACCTCGCCCAAGTGGTTCGGCATCCACAACCATCTGGGCACCTTCCACGCCATCGCGGCGTGCAACCTGGCCGAGGTCGCGATGGGCATGCTGAGCGAGGCGACGGTCCCGGCGACGCACCGGTGGATTCCCAAGGCGATGAACGTGCAGTATCTGGCCAAGGCCGAGACCGGCCTGCGGGCCGTGGCGAAGCTGGCCGAACTCCCCGATTTCCCGAGCATCACCGAAGGACGCGAGGTCGTGGTGCCGGTCTCGATCTACGACAAGCACGGCCTCGAGGTGGTGCACGCCGACATCACCACCTGGGTGACGCCGCGGTAG
- a CDS encoding ATP-binding cassette domain-containing protein encodes MSFGITCSGLCREFAGVAVIDGVTFRAPAGRVTAVVGPNGAGKTTLLSMLAGQLRPHRGWLRVEDADPSVEPWVVRSRVGWVPDVYEGSETWSIAEVVRFSAKIAGHSGDTAEELVDRALHLARLADSAATPVLRLSRSAKKWLSLARALAAGTTALVLDNPMADLDHDGRRYLAGMLRALAHQDMTIVVSACLADDLAGCAESVLHLDHGRLVAGDASPPAPVDPGRTACAGPDARGSRRPTTAASPRW; translated from the coding sequence GTGAGTTTCGGCATTACTTGTAGCGGGCTCTGCCGCGAATTCGCCGGAGTCGCGGTGATCGACGGCGTGACCTTCCGCGCGCCTGCGGGCCGGGTCACCGCGGTGGTCGGACCGAACGGCGCGGGGAAGACGACGCTGTTGTCGATGCTCGCCGGTCAGTTGCGGCCGCACCGAGGGTGGCTCCGCGTGGAGGACGCGGATCCGAGCGTCGAACCATGGGTGGTCCGCTCCCGGGTCGGCTGGGTCCCCGACGTGTACGAGGGCAGTGAGACCTGGTCGATCGCGGAGGTCGTGCGGTTCTCCGCGAAGATCGCGGGCCACAGCGGAGACACGGCCGAAGAACTCGTCGACCGGGCATTGCATCTCGCGCGTTTGGCCGACTCCGCTGCCACGCCGGTTCTCCGTCTCTCCCGGAGTGCGAAGAAGTGGCTGAGCCTGGCCAGAGCGCTCGCCGCGGGTACGACGGCACTCGTCCTGGACAACCCGATGGCCGACTTGGACCACGACGGTCGTCGCTATCTGGCCGGAATGCTGCGAGCGCTCGCGCACCAAGACATGACGATCGTCGTTTCGGCTTGTCTCGCCGACGATCTCGCCGGATGCGCGGAGAGCGTCCTGCACCTCGATCACGGGCGACTCGTCGCCGGGGACGCATCGCCTCCGGCCCCGGTCGATCCAGGTCGGACGGCCTGCGCGGGACCGGACGCACGCGGCTCACGGAGGCCGACTACCGCGGCGTCACCCAGGTGGTGA
- a CDS encoding lipase family alpha/beta hydrolase: MSIRLRAARVAGLMLVAAAAALPHAPSAAAAPETPVLDGANDWSCRPTPERPEPVVLVHGSGTDVGRSFPLLARAIRAEGHCVFAANLGAAPGVVDAVSGQSGSSSTGIGPIGAALLGRVVYGVADIDRMAGELAEVVRSVRETTGASRVALVGHSTGGTVVRQYLRARGGEAVSQVVTLGTPYRGSTWAGLRGAYPDLAALGLGDAQIAAQVFGAPGQQQVVGSPLLNRLNAGGETVTGPRYTAIASRADQVITPQDTALLAAPAPADRNVWLQEGCPGNTADHSGMLEDPRAAAAVLSALAGDRRALPC; the protein is encoded by the coding sequence ATGTCTATTCGCCTCCGGGCCGCGCGTGTCGCCGGCCTCATGCTGGTCGCGGCCGCCGCGGCGTTGCCGCACGCGCCGAGCGCGGCCGCCGCTCCCGAGACGCCGGTGCTGGACGGCGCCAACGACTGGTCCTGCCGTCCCACCCCGGAACGGCCGGAGCCGGTGGTGCTCGTGCACGGCTCGGGTACCGACGTCGGCCGCAGCTTCCCCCTGCTCGCGCGCGCCATCCGGGCCGAGGGACATTGCGTGTTCGCCGCGAATCTCGGCGCCGCGCCCGGCGTCGTCGACGCGGTCAGCGGCCAGAGCGGCTCCAGTTCCACCGGCATCGGCCCGATCGGCGCCGCGTTGCTGGGACGCGTGGTCTACGGCGTGGCCGACATCGACCGGATGGCGGGCGAGCTCGCCGAAGTCGTGCGGTCGGTGCGTGAAACGACGGGAGCGAGCCGGGTGGCGTTGGTCGGTCACTCGACCGGCGGCACCGTGGTCCGGCAATACCTCCGCGCTCGCGGCGGCGAGGCGGTGTCCCAGGTGGTGACCCTCGGAACGCCGTATCGCGGCTCGACCTGGGCCGGATTGCGCGGCGCCTATCCGGATCTGGCCGCCCTCGGCCTCGGGGACGCGCAGATCGCGGCTCAGGTGTTCGGAGCTCCGGGACAGCAGCAAGTGGTCGGGTCACCGCTGCTCAACCGGTTGAACGCGGGAGGCGAGACCGTCACCGGTCCCCGGTACACGGCCATCGCCTCCCGCGCCGACCAAGTGATCACGCCGCAGGACACCGCTCTGCTCGCCGCCCCCGCCCCCGCCGACCGCAACGTCTGGCTGCAGGAGGGCTGCCCCGGCAACACGGCCGATCACAGCGGCATGCTCGAAGACCCGCGCGCGGCCGCCGCCGTCCTCTCCGCGCTCGCCGGAGATCGACGAGCGTTGCCCTGCTGA